The genomic region ATCTTATCCCAACACAAGGCTATTGAGACCATGGTGGCCAAGGAGAGATACTGATTAAGGAGGACATTATATCCATCTTTAGAAGAATATTCCCCCGATTTTGAACCATCCCAAACCATAGAATCTGACCCTAAATTGAAAATGACCATCCTTTTCTCAAGAATATCTCGAAGCAGTAGTTTTTCCCTAGCTGGGATATTTACCTGATCAAGGGATCTCCAAGACCTGCCCATAGCTAAGTCACCCTCTAAGGGCGAGATATAGTCCTTGACATACCTACCCCAAATAGATACAAGCAATGCTATAGAAGACTCCAAATTATCCTGATGTTGAAGGATTGGAAAACCCCCCCAAGAGTCTGACCAGAAGAGGGCTTTATCACCCTTACCCAGATTCCAAGTCAATTTGTTCGAGATGATATTCCTACaatccatcatgaagttccaaatatGGGAGCCTCTCGGCGGTGAGGGATCTCTAAAGAGGCTCATATGGTGTCTACCTTGGAGATACTTATGAAAGAGGATTTGGGCCCATTTTAGATGAGGAGGCCTAAACATTTTCCATACTAATTTAGCTCCTAACGCCTTGCTCTGAACTTTAATATCCTTAATACCCATACCCCTCACAGACTTGggcctacaaatcttatcccaGGCCATCAGGGAGATACGTTTCTTCGCTTTCGTCCCTTTCCAAAAGAAAGATCTAAGATGTTTATTTAATGCTCCCTTTTTAGACCGAGGCAGGCTAAAACATGATAGCTGATAGATAGGCATAGCTGCTAGAACCGATTTAACCAATGTAGCTCTACCCGCAGAGGATAGCCACCTACCTTTCTAGGTTGCTATCCTATTTTTTATCTTATCAACTCATCCATCCCACAAATTAGAAGACCCTGAGCCCTTATCCGAGGGCAGTCCAAGATATTTATAAGGGAGGCTGCCTAGATTAAAATTTAGAATATCACATATGCTAGTTTGAACACTAGCTTGAGTATTAAAAAATAAGACTGCAGACTTAGCTGGATTGATTCCCTGACCAGAGGCCTTAGAGTATGAATCCAAGATAAGCTTGAAATCCTGGGCCTCACTTAGATTGATACACCCATATagcatagtgtcatcaacaaattgttggtgcgtTATAGAATCTAGGTTACTAGTAATTCTAATCCCCGTCAACTGGCTAGCCTCCCTAGCTCTGGAGATCGATCTACCCAATGCTTCAAccataataataaagagaaaaggggAGAGGGGATCACCCTACCTCAAACCTCTAGAAGAGCTAAAAAAACCTTCAGGGGTACCATTGATCAGAATACAAAATTTAGGCATAGATATACATTCAAAAATCAGATTGATCTATGTAGCTGCAAAGACAAAAGCTTCTAAGCATCTACATAGAAATCTCCAGTTCACCTTATCATAAGCTTTACTATTATCTAACTTTAAGAGCATACTAGGGTTCCCATTTTTTTGGACAGAGTGGATAGCCTCTTGAGCTATAATGACCCCATCATAAATAGATCTCGCAGGGACAAAACCTGGTTGTTCCTCACTGATCAGTAGAGGGAGGAGTTTCTGAAGGCTATTAGCTAAAGTTTTGGTGAGAAGTTTATAAATAGTATTGCAGAGGGCTATAGGTcagaattcataaaaacactatGATTTATCATTTTTAGGGATAAGGGCCAAAAaggtgttgttgatttctttgaggatGTTACCTGACTTTCTCATTACTTCTAGAGATGTTGTAACTTCCTCACCGAGAAAGGGCCAACATACTTGGAAGAAGCTAGTAGGAAAGCCATCCAGCCCAAGGGAATTATCTGGGCTCATCTGCTTAAGAGCAGCTTCAACTTCTGCTAGAGAAAATTTGGCATTTAGAACATCAAAATGTTCCTTGTTCAAAAGCCTAGGGATGCTCTTGATAAACATGTCTTGGTCTAAGTTGTGAGGGCTCCAATCTGAGTTTAGGATAAgggaaaagaaatcaacaacctCTTTCGCAATGATTATAGGATTAACCACCTCAGAGCCATTACTAACCTTAATTCTAGAGATATGGTTTCTAACTCTTCTCATCCTTACACTAttgtgaaaaaatttggtattCTTATCACCCACCTCCAGCCaagtctctctagatttttgtttccagaaaaaTTCTTCTTTGGCAAGAATAGATTCATGGTCCGCCATAAGTTTCTTCTCTTTGAGAAATAAAGTCTCATCCATCCCATATCTCATCACTTGCTTATTAACTTTtgccaactcaacttccacctgagCTTTCTTATCGAAGATATCACTAAAGTGCTCCCTATTCCATTGAATGAGACTCTTCTTGATAATCTTAAGTTTGTTAACAACCTTAAAATTCTCAGACCCTAAGACCATGGCCCCATTCCACCACTCTTTTAGGAGCTCCAATATGTGATCATCCTTAAGCCAAATATTCTCAAACTTAAAAGGACATCTCTTTGGGCTAGCTTCCCTCTGAATGTCTAGTGAAATGGGAAAGTGATCTGATCTTGAAAAAGGTAAAATTGAGGCTTCCAGGGTGAAGGGAAAGTTGATAAGGCTTCCCAAAACAAAGAACCTATCCATTTTCTCTGCAATGTTGCTAAATCCTAACCTCCAGTTATTCCAAGTAAAGGCATCCTTGACCATATTGATCTCTAGCATACCACTCCTATGGATCCAATCAGCAAAGTCCAGAGAAGCCCAAGCATTATTGCTTGAGCCTCCCTGCTTCTCATGTTGATGcagaattgcattaaaatccccaccTATAAAACATACCTGACTAAGGGTGCTCGTGAAATTCTTAATTTCCTCCCAGACTCTTTTTTTATCATCATTAAGGATTGGCCCATACATATTTACAATGACAAAGTCTAGATTGTTCTTGAGACAAGTTACCCTCCCACTCATCCAATTAAGATTAGATACTAGGGGAGAAAGAAGGATACTATGAGGATCCCAGATAATAGCTAGACCTCTGGAGGCCCCAATACTTGGGGTTCCTGTAATCTTCCTAAAGCCTAAACGATTACCAAAGGAAGCTAATTCTGCATCTCCTAATTTAGTCTCTTGAAGCAAAACTAATTTAGGGCTAAAAGAGGATAGACATCGTTTGACTAGCctttgcttgttaggggcatttaagcccctaacattccatgaaacgaTCTTCATGAGTCcttgggaaggcccttccccttcctaGCATAAAACATGTCCGTGAGTTTTACCTGACCTTTCGTAGAGCCATCATTAGCTCGAAGCTCTGATAGGGATTTCCTACCCGTCTTTTTGAAG from Cryptomeria japonica chromosome 3, Sugi_1.0, whole genome shotgun sequence harbors:
- the LOC131874050 gene encoding uncharacterized protein LOC131874050 → MERQGQAEELTEGEGPSQGLMKIVSWNVRGLNAPNKQRLVKRCLSSFSPKLVLLQETKLGDAELASFGNRLGFRKITGTPSIGASRGLAIIWDPHSILLSPLVSNLNWMSGRVTCLKNNLDFVIVNMYGPILNDDKKRVWEEIKNFTSTLSQVCFIGGDFNAILHQHEKQGGSSNNAWASLDFADWIHRSGMLEINMVKDAFTWNNWRLGFSNIAEKMDRFFVLGSLINFPFTLEASILPFSRSDHFPISLDIQREASPKRCPFKFENIWLKDDHILELLKEWWNGAMVLGSENFKVVNKLKIIKKSLIQWNREHFSDIFDKKAQVEVELAKVNKQVMRYGMDETLFLKEKKLMADHESILAKEEFFWKQKSRETWLEVGDKNTKFFHNSVRMRRVRNHISRIKVSNGSEVVNPIIIAKEVVDFFSLILNSDWSPHNLDQDMFIKSIPRLLNKEHFDVLNAKFSLAEVEAALKQMSPDNSLGLDGFPTSFFQLKALLVRFGFEIGTHLAEFVAFRAIFL